The Devosia sp. MC521 genome has a segment encoding these proteins:
- a CDS encoding dicarboxylate/amino acid:cation symporter — protein sequence MMPHSMADSSAPKIPLYKHLYVQVIFAIVVGILLGHFWPAIGTEMKPLGDAFIKLVKMIIAPVIFLTVATGIAGMSDLSKVGKVVGKAMIYFLTFSTLALIVGLIVANLVQPGAGLNIDPATLDQAAVQGYADKAHDSTITGFLMGIIPDTMVSAFADGNILQVLFVAILFGVALAAVGERGKPVLDLFQTLTAPIFKIVSILMKAAPIGAFGAMAFTIGRYGIGSIANLALLVGTFYLTSFLFVVVILGAVAKYNGFSIFALIRYIKDELLLVLGTSSSEAALPTLMQKMEDAGAKKSVVGLVIPTGYSFNLDGTNIYMTMAALFIAQATGIELSLWDQIILLLVAMLSSKGAAGITGAGFITLAATLSVIPSVPIAGMALILGIDRFMSECRALTNLTGNAVACLVVARWEGELDVEQMNRALSGEAVATPPASEKPAALQPAE from the coding sequence ATGATGCCCCATTCAATGGCAGACTCTTCTGCCCCAAAGATACCTCTCTACAAGCACCTCTATGTGCAGGTGATCTTCGCAATCGTTGTCGGTATTTTGCTCGGCCACTTCTGGCCAGCCATCGGCACAGAAATGAAGCCTCTCGGCGATGCCTTCATCAAACTGGTGAAGATGATCATTGCGCCGGTGATCTTCCTCACCGTTGCCACAGGCATTGCTGGCATGAGCGATCTGAGCAAGGTTGGTAAGGTCGTTGGTAAGGCGATGATCTACTTCCTCACCTTCTCGACCCTGGCGCTGATCGTTGGCCTTATCGTTGCCAATTTGGTTCAGCCCGGCGCTGGCCTCAACATCGATCCAGCAACGCTCGATCAGGCTGCAGTGCAGGGCTATGCGGACAAGGCGCATGATAGCACCATCACAGGCTTCCTGATGGGCATCATCCCCGACACCATGGTCAGCGCCTTCGCTGACGGCAACATACTGCAGGTTCTGTTCGTCGCCATCCTGTTCGGTGTCGCTCTCGCCGCCGTTGGCGAACGTGGCAAGCCGGTGCTGGACCTGTTCCAGACGCTGACTGCACCAATCTTCAAGATCGTTTCGATCCTGATGAAGGCCGCTCCAATCGGTGCCTTCGGCGCTATGGCCTTCACCATCGGTCGCTATGGCATTGGCTCCATCGCCAATCTGGCGCTGCTTGTCGGCACCTTCTACCTGACCTCTTTCCTCTTCGTCGTGGTCATCCTCGGCGCAGTGGCGAAGTACAATGGCTTCTCCATTTTCGCCCTCATCCGCTACATTAAGGATGAGCTTCTGCTCGTTCTCGGCACCTCTTCCTCCGAAGCTGCTCTCCCAACTCTGATGCAGAAGATGGAAGACGCCGGTGCGAAGAAGTCGGTTGTGGGTCTGGTGATCCCGACTGGCTACTCCTTCAACCTCGACGGCACCAATATCTACATGACCATGGCGGCGCTGTTCATCGCGCAGGCCACTGGCATCGAGCTCTCGCTGTGGGATCAGATCATCCTGCTGCTGGTGGCGATGCTGAGCTCGAAGGGCGCTGCAGGCATCACTGGCGCGGGCTTCATTACCCTGGCGGCAACCCTCTCGGTTATTCCATCCGTGCCAATCGCAGGCATGGCTCTGATCCTCGGCATCGACCGCTTCATGTCCGAATGCCGCGCACTGACCAACCTTACCGGCAATGCCGTTGCTTGTCTGGTCGTGGCCCGTTGGGAAGGCGAGCTGGACGTTGAGCAGATGAATAGGGCGCTGTCTGGTGAAGCCGTGGCAACACCACCCGCTTCTGAAAAGCCAGCTGCCTTGCAGCCAGCAGAATAA
- a CDS encoding SMP-30/gluconolactonase/LRE family protein, translating into MLKLLSLTCCAAVLASSSIALAQDAAPKPEDLPFAAGMPVGIVDREGAHTPASDNVKVFGAIVSAESCSYDETRNLVIAVNRGAPQNRFPNDGFVSLINHDGSVHTPRWIGANRNGLTLNEPFGSDIHEGILYLADSDGGTAEDDPRTAVIRKFDIATGAPVGEVPVAGVAWLNDIEVASDGTIYGSDTGMGPAGTPQRIFKVTPDGETSVFLEGAPLALPNGVGIDNDGNIVIANMGDDAVLTFSVDGELLNTEKAAQPGSDGLVIMADGTKYVSSVMQGGISKMVPGAEAELIATSIPSAASMCYDAEANQLVVPLNNNNGLAFVPLS; encoded by the coding sequence ATGCTCAAATTACTCAGCCTGACCTGCTGCGCTGCTGTATTAGCCAGCTCATCCATTGCCCTTGCTCAGGACGCCGCGCCAAAGCCGGAGGACCTTCCCTTCGCTGCCGGCATGCCTGTGGGCATTGTGGACAGGGAGGGCGCGCACACTCCGGCCTCTGATAATGTGAAGGTCTTTGGCGCCATCGTCAGTGCAGAGAGCTGCTCTTACGACGAGACGAGAAACTTGGTTATTGCGGTGAACCGTGGTGCACCACAGAACCGCTTCCCGAATGATGGTTTCGTCTCGCTCATCAATCACGATGGGTCCGTCCACACCCCGCGCTGGATCGGCGCCAACCGCAACGGCCTCACTCTCAATGAGCCGTTCGGCAGCGACATCCATGAGGGCATCCTCTATCTCGCTGACAGCGATGGCGGCACCGCAGAGGACGATCCGCGCACAGCCGTGATCCGCAAGTTTGACATTGCCACCGGCGCGCCGGTCGGCGAAGTGCCTGTGGCTGGTGTCGCTTGGCTCAATGACATTGAAGTGGCCAGTGACGGTACGATCTACGGCTCTGACACAGGCATGGGCCCTGCGGGTACACCACAGCGCATTTTCAAGGTCACGCCAGATGGTGAAACCAGCGTATTCCTCGAAGGCGCGCCACTGGCTCTGCCCAATGGTGTTGGTATCGACAATGACGGAAACATCGTGATCGCCAACATGGGTGATGACGCCGTTCTGACCTTCTCCGTCGATGGCGAATTGCTCAACACAGAAAAAGCCGCGCAACCAGGCAGCGATGGCCTCGTCATCATGGCTGACGGCACCAAATATGTGAGCAGCGTCATGCAAGGCGGGATCTCGAAGATGGTGCCGGGCGCTGAAGCTGAGCTGATCGCAACCAGCATCCCGAGCGCAGCCTCCATGTGCTACGATGCTGAAGCCAATCAGCTGGTTGTTCCGCTCAACAACAACAACGGCTTGGCATTCGTGCCATTGAGCTAA